CCGGTTCAACTCGCCGGAAAGCAGCGCCAAGAGAAAGGCGCCCACTGCTCCGACCGCGGCAGCTTCGGTCGGCGAAAACCATCCCAGGTAGATACCGCCGATGACCACCAGGAAGAGAAGCACCACCGGCCAGACCTGCCCCATGTGCCGCAGCCGTTCCCGCCATCCGGTTCGGGCGGTTCGGGGCGCCATGTCCGGCTTCATCCGCACGCGGATCATGATTGCTACGGAATAGAGCAGCGCTCCAAGCAGGCCGGGTACAAGAGCCCCGATGAAAAGCTGACCGATGGAACTTTGGGTCAGCAGACCGTAGATCACCAGGAGCACAGAGGGCGGAATCAGCACGCCCAGCGTGCCGCCGGCGGCGACGGTCGCGGTGGACAGCGACGCGTCGTAACCGTGCCGCTTCATCTCGGGCAGGGCGACCCGTCCGATCGTGGCGACGGTGGCGAGGGACGATCCGCAGATCGCGCCGAATACCGCGCTGGCCCCCACTGTGGTGATGGCGAGACCGCCCTTGCGATGGCCGACGAAGGCGTTGATGACGTTGAAGAGAGATTGGGACAATCCCGCGTGCGAGGCAAAGACCCCCATCATGACGAAAAGCGGGATTACGGAAAACGAGTAGGGAAAGATCGACTCGAACGGGCTTGAGCCCAGTATGTAGGCCACACCGGTCCAACCGTTGAGATACCAATATCCTAGAGCGCCGATCACTGCCATCGAGATCGCGACGGGCAGGCCAAATGCGATCAGGGTCAATGCCGCGAAGAAACCGGCCAATCCAAGAACCGCGTCACTCATTGGGCGCCTCCTGCCTCAGGGCATTAAGAAAACGCAGGGTCGCGCCGATCATCGAGGCGGCAAGGCCGACCAGCAGCGGATACCAGTACCAAGCGATCGGAATGCCAAGCTGCTGTGACCTGTCGCCGAACATGGTGCGGGTGCGGAAAGTCAAGAAGCCCTGCCAGAGCATGAACGCCAGGAGCGCGAGAGTCACAAGTGCGGATACGATCACCAGAAGCTGCGTCACCGACCGCGGTAACGCGGCGAGCAGGAAGTCCACGCTTACATGGGTGGCCTCCATGAAAGCATAGGGCATTACCAGCCAGGCGCCGGCCATCACGAAGAGCTGGACAAGATCCACCACCCCTTCGATAGGCATCCCGAACTGGCGTCCAATCACGTCCGCCACTGTCACTGCCGCAGCCGCGCCATAAGCCAGAACGCCAGCAACCGTCATTGCCAGTACGAGGCTCCTCGCCCGCTTTGCGAGTTGTATCAACGGCCACCCTCCTGCAAACGTCAAACTCCGGCCCGATCCGTGATCAGGCCGGAGTCACGATCACGCCACGATCGGCATCAGTCCCGATGCGAGGCTTCGTATTCCGCGATCCTGTCCTGCATCTTCTGATAGATTTCGTCAGCGTCGTCGATACCCGCATCCTTCATTTTCTGAAGATAGGCGGACATCATCGGCTGGAGTGCCTCGCGCCAGCGCGCGCGTTCATCGTCGGCGAGCTCGCTGATCACGTGGCCGGCATCGATAGCCTGCTGACGGCCGGGCGCATCCCACTTGTCCCACCAATCGCCGAATTTTGCGACCAGCGCATCTCCGGAGTACTTGTCGACACAGGCCTGCGCCTCCGGCGATAGACGATTGTAGGAGCGCTCGTTCATCACGAAGAAGAAGGACACCGTGTAGACACCGGCGTCGAGGTGATATTGCAGAACCTCGTTCAAGCCGAACGACTTGACCGGATCCCATGGGAACACCGTGCCGTCGATGACGCCGCGCTGAATATTCTCGTAGGCCTCGCCCGGCGGCAAGCCTTGCGGGTCGGCGCCGAGGAAGGACAGCATGTCCGATATTGCCGGAGACGGGGTGCGAATGCGCAGCCCCTTCAGGTCTTCCATCGTCTCGACCTTCTTCTCCGAGGTGTGAACCAGCCCACCATTGTGAGCGTGCAGCGCCAACACCTTCATGCCCTCGTATTCCTCGGCCAGTTCGTCGGGCAGCATCGACCACAGGGCATAGGTCGCCGCGCCGGCATCGTCGGTAAGGAACGGCATGTCGATCAGCGATGTGCGCGGGAAACGCCCCCGCGGGATGCCGTGCAGGCCGTGGGCGATATCGACCACGCCAGCCATCACCTGCTCCTGCTGACGGGCGACATTGCCGAGCTGCGTGCCTGCCGGATAGATCTCGAACTCGACCTCACCGCCGGTGCATTCCGACACCTGCCGGGCCCAGGGCTCGATGAAGTCCGTATGGATGCCGTGTACCGCAGGCAGATAGTGGCTGATCTTCATTTTCGTTTTGGCCTCGGCGCCAACCGCGCCCGATACGGACACCGCCGCCGCCAGCGCCATGCCGGCCACAATGTTGGATGCGAATTTCATTTGGAGATCCTCCCTCTGGACGTTGATTCTGTTTGAAGACCGGTGCCGCCGCGGCTCAGAGCGCCAGCGTGATCCGGCTCCCGTTTTTCGCACGCGAGCAACAGGCCATCATGCGTGTGTTTTCGGCTCTTTCCGCGCGGGTAAGCACCTTGTCACGGTGGTCGATGTCTCCTGCGAGAACGGAAACCTCGCAACTTCCGCACAGGCCTTCGCAACAATCGGAGGCCACGTCTATGCCGGCGGCGCGGATTGCGTCGAGCAATGTCTGGTCGGCCGCAACCTTCAACGAGAGGCCCGAATCCTTCAACTCGACCTCGAACGCGCTTTCCTTCTCGGGGTCGAGTGCGGAACTGTCGGCCGTGAAATGCTCGAAATGGAGCGTGCCTTCGGGCATATCGGCTGTCAGATCCTCCAACGCGGCGATCATCCGGTCGGGGCCGCAGCAATAGATCTGGCCGCCATCAGGCAGGCCCGCAACAATCGTCGGGAGGTCCGCACGCCGACCTTCGTCCCCCGCGTAGACCGTCAGCCTCTCGCCATGGTCGGCCGCGAGCCGATCCAGAAACGCCATGCTGCAACGCGAACGTCCACAATAGTGGATGGCATAGTTCTTGCCGAGCGCCTTCAGACGGTCGGCCATGGCCAGTATCGGCGTAATGCCGATTCCGCCAGCAATCAGTACATGGTGAGCGGCCTGCTCGTCCAAGCGGAAAAGATTGCTCGGACCGCGCATTCGAAGCTCCGTTCCCTCGCGCACGGTGTCGTGAATGTGGCGAGACCCGCCGCGGCCTCCGTCCTCGCGCAGTATGGCGACTTCATAGCCCGATGCTCCCGGCTTGCCGCATAGCGAATACTTACGGTCATATTCGCCCACGCACAGTTCGACATGGGCACCGGGACTCCACGCCGGAAGCGGACGCCCCTTCGCATCCTCGAGCGTCAGTCCGATTATTCCGTCTGCCTCCCGGCGCACCTCGGCAACGCGAATCTTGCGCGCGATGTCGCGGCGCGACGGCGCGCCGACGGGAAAGTGGAGATGTTCACGTGCAAGGGCGGGGTGTTTCCGTTCCGGATTCTGCGCCGGATCCCATTCGACCCAGAGGTGATCCGGTCCGCGGAACGAGGTGTTGGGCAGATAGGTGAATTCCTGCTCGGCCAGCCGCAAGTGAGGCAGGCGGCGCGTCATTTCCTCAAGAAAAATGCGCATCTCCATCCGGCCAATGTTCTTGCCCATGCATTGATGGCTGCCATAGCCGAAGGTCAGGTGATCGATGGCGTTGTCCCGGTAAATGTCGAAGGTGTCTCCGTCCTCGAAGTGGCGCTCGTCCCGGTTGCCCGAGGCCTGTACGATGAGCAGCTTCGCGCCCTCCGGCAGGTCGATGCCGCCGAGGCTGGTCGGTGCCGTGGTCTGACGTCGCCACGCAACGATCGAGCCGGCATAGCGCAGGCATTCCTCGACCGCGTTCGGGACCAGACTTGGATCGGCGCATATGTCGTCCCAGGCATCGCGGTGGGTCAGAAGCGTCTTGAACATGTTCGCCGAGGCCAACGAGGTCGTTTCGTGTGCGGCGACGATGATTGCCATCATCATCGAATGCACATAGCTGTCGGTGACCACATCGGGCATTGTGGCATTCTTGCGGATGGTCTCGTGCATCC
This portion of the Oricola thermophila genome encodes:
- a CDS encoding TRAP transporter large permease, which produces MSDAVLGLAGFFAALTLIAFGLPVAISMAVIGALGYWYLNGWTGVAYILGSSPFESIFPYSFSVIPLFVMMGVFASHAGLSQSLFNVINAFVGHRKGGLAITTVGASAVFGAICGSSLATVATIGRVALPEMKRHGYDASLSTATVAAGGTLGVLIPPSVLLVIYGLLTQSSIGQLFIGALVPGLLGALLYSVAIMIRVRMKPDMAPRTARTGWRERLRHMGQVWPVVLLFLVVIGGIYLGWFSPTEAAAVGAVGAFLLALLSGELNRATLKASVFETAGLTGMIFFILIGAALFNFFLENTGLPQFLIEQIRNIGLGPLAIMILILIFYIVLGCFMDSMSMILLTVPLLAPVSAELGYDLVWFGIVVVTVAEIGLITPPIGMNLFVVQAAARDVTQATVIRGILPFILADILRLALLVAFPALVLWLPSQAF
- a CDS encoding TRAP transporter small permease, which produces MIQLAKRARSLVLAMTVAGVLAYGAAAAVTVADVIGRQFGMPIEGVVDLVQLFVMAGAWLVMPYAFMEATHVSVDFLLAALPRSVTQLLVIVSALVTLALLAFMLWQGFLTFRTRTMFGDRSQQLGIPIAWYWYPLLVGLAASMIGATLRFLNALRQEAPNE
- a CDS encoding TRAP transporter substrate-binding protein, which produces MKFASNIVAGMALAAAVSVSGAVGAEAKTKMKISHYLPAVHGIHTDFIEPWARQVSECTGGEVEFEIYPAGTQLGNVARQQEQVMAGVVDIAHGLHGIPRGRFPRTSLIDMPFLTDDAGAATYALWSMLPDELAEEYEGMKVLALHAHNGGLVHTSEKKVETMEDLKGLRIRTPSPAISDMLSFLGADPQGLPPGEAYENIQRGVIDGTVFPWDPVKSFGLNEVLQYHLDAGVYTVSFFFVMNERSYNRLSPEAQACVDKYSGDALVAKFGDWWDKWDAPGRQQAIDAGHVISELADDERARWREALQPMMSAYLQKMKDAGIDDADEIYQKMQDRIAEYEASHRD
- a CDS encoding cytochrome P450/oxidoreductase, whose protein sequence is MTGTVEHPSRASRECPFSSESASSPARDTCPAFDPAALAREFDPFQPPYQLDPAEALRWSRDQLPVFYAPRLGYWVVSRYEDIKAVFRDNILFSPRNVLEKITPATAEAVEVLKSYGYAMNRTMVNEDEPAHMERRRALMDHFIPANLEKHQEMVRRLTREKMDEFIDTGRVDLVDAMLYEVPLNVALHFLGVPEDEIAVLRKFSVAHSVNTWGRPTDEQQVAIAHDVGRFWKYAGEIIEKMKSEPEGTGWMHETIRKNATMPDVVTDSYVHSMMMAIIVAAHETTSLASANMFKTLLTHRDAWDDICADPSLVPNAVEECLRYAGSIVAWRRQTTAPTSLGGIDLPEGAKLLIVQASGNRDERHFEDGDTFDIYRDNAIDHLTFGYGSHQCMGKNIGRMEMRIFLEEMTRRLPHLRLAEQEFTYLPNTSFRGPDHLWVEWDPAQNPERKHPALAREHLHFPVGAPSRRDIARKIRVAEVRREADGIIGLTLEDAKGRPLPAWSPGAHVELCVGEYDRKYSLCGKPGASGYEVAILREDGGRGGSRHIHDTVREGTELRMRGPSNLFRLDEQAAHHVLIAGGIGITPILAMADRLKALGKNYAIHYCGRSRCSMAFLDRLAADHGERLTVYAGDEGRRADLPTIVAGLPDGGQIYCCGPDRMIAALEDLTADMPEGTLHFEHFTADSSALDPEKESAFEVELKDSGLSLKVAADQTLLDAIRAAGIDVASDCCEGLCGSCEVSVLAGDIDHRDKVLTRAERAENTRMMACCSRAKNGSRITLAL